The following is a genomic window from Actinomadura sp. WMMB 499.
CGCACATCGCCCAGGCGATGATCGAGGCGGGCGCCGTCGCGACCCACGACGAGGCCTTCACGCCCGACTGGATCGCCGAGGGCGGCCGCGCGCACGCCGACCGGTACGCGCTCGACCCGGAACGGGCGATCGCGCTCGTCCGGGCGGCCGGGGGCGTGTGCGTCCTCGCGCACCCCCGCCCTAGCCGCCGCACGTACGTCTTCCCGGACGAGGTGATCGAGCGGCTCGCCGCCGCCGGACTGGCCGGCGTCGAGGTCGACCACCCCGACCACGCCCCGGACGACCGTGCCCACCTGCGCGATCTCGCCGCGGCCCTCGGCCTCGCCGGCACCGGGTCCAGCGACGACCACGGCGCCCCGACCGGTGACCGCATCGGCGCCGAGAGCACCGACCCCGCCGCCTACGAGGCGCTCGTGGGCGCCGCCCGCGGCACTGTCTCGCCGCTGCCCTGACACGGTTGCGAAGCGCGGTAGGGTGCCAGCGTGGACGCGCGCATCGAACAGGTGGTGACGTCGGGCAAGCTGACCCTGGACGACACCGAGTACGACGTCGAGAACAACACCTACGTCATCGGCGACGACGAAGAGGTCATCGTCATCGACCCGGCGTTCGACGCCGAGGCCATCCTCGAGAA
Proteins encoded in this region:
- a CDS encoding PHP domain-containing protein: MVIDLHVHSDASDGTRPPAEVMRRARENGVDVVALTDHDTTAGWDAAAAALPDGLTLVRGIELSCVQDGRSLHMLGYLFDPAEPVLAAELARIRDDRVIRARTMVGLLRDLGVDVTWERVRELARGEAVGRPHIAQAMIEAGAVATHDEAFTPDWIAEGGRAHADRYALDPERAIALVRAAGGVCVLAHPRPSRRTYVFPDEVIERLAAAGLAGVEVDHPDHAPDDRAHLRDLAAALGLAGTGSSDDHGAPTGDRIGAESTDPAAYEALVGAARGTVSPLP